CATCCCATCCCCCTCACAAGTACAGCGAAAGACGGTCACGGCGACACAACGACCTCTCGAAACCCACCGAGGGCATCACCGCCCAAGACATGCTCGCCGCCAAGACCTTCCGCGATGAAGTTATGGTACTGCCCCAACCATTGGATTTTCTCCAGCACGCTTGACGACAAGTTACCAACGTTGCATCGCTCAACAACTGTTAAGTGCGCGCGCAGGTTCTCCGGAACAAGGTAATTAAGAAATACCTGATTATCCCGATCCATCAACAACATTCGCCTCACAGATTCAACTCCATCAACAGACGTATCGCTGCTATGAAAATACCAATCCAGCAGATCCTGGTCTAGCAGAATTCTTGGAAATTTCGCCTTATCGTTCTCCAATAAGTACGCGCGAATAAGTGCCTCGGAATACACCAGAATCTCATCCGCAAAGTGCTTTCCGAGGGCAATCGCCCCACGAACAAGTACGCCGCCTTGGACTAACATTTGCTGAAGAGAAGTTACCGACTCCACTAGCGCTTGTACATTAGCGCTCGTTAGTGGCGCTGCGATCGTTATGCTATCCGAGAACGCCCTGAGATCAAGATTCGGAAATGCTTCGCTGACTTTTCCAAGGAGAGACCGCAAATTCTCCAAATGCTTTGGGCGGATTGACCTGGAATCCGATGAGACTAGTGCCGAAAAGCCAAGAATATCGACGAACGCTACCACCCCGTATGACCAATTTTCATCCATACTTTTCTAAATTATGCAAAAGCCAACTTCGCGAGTTTGAAAAAACGCTCTTTGAAATCCCCCATGGCAGCGGATCTCTGATCCCAGACGTGCCCTTGCCACTCGGTGTCCTCTTTTGTCAGCCTCCACACAGGTTTTCCGTTTGAAAGCATCATTGGCGCCAAGCTCGCGAAGTCATGAATCTCAACGCAGAGCGGGTCTTCAAGACAGTGCTTCGCAATCGCACCCTCGCCAGACACGTGAATAAGCGATGGAAGCAACTTGAATCGCCCCGGCTTTCGAGGAGTAGACAGATGGTATGAACGCCGCCCTCCCTTCGCGCTGGATTCAGGCCCCGGACACGGAAGTGACTTTGGGAGTGTTGGGTCCCTCCAGAACCGAATGGCATCAATGTGCCAAAGTGGAGGTGTCGCGACCACTTGAGGAACGGAGGGACCATCATGAATACTACGACGTTCGGGCTCGACATTGCAAAGCGGGCTTTCCAGATGTATTGGGTCGAAACGGAAACGGGAGAGATTGTGAACCGGCGGTTCACGAAGCAACAGGTTATAGAATTTCTTGGCCAGCGACCGGCCGGACGGGTGGCTTTGGAAGCCTGCGGAAGTGCGCACTGGTGGGCACGCAAGATCGTAGCGCTGGGTCATGAAGTCGTATTGCTGCATGCGAGATTCATCCGCCCGTTCGTCCAGAATAACAAGACCGATGCGACGGACGCTCGTGCGATCTGGACGGCAGCACAGCAACCCGGCATGCGTTCGGTAGCACCGAAGACAGCGGATCAGCAGGCCACGCTGGCCCTGCATCGCATGCGTTCACTGCTAGTCAAGTCACGTACCATGCAAGTCAACCAGTTGCGCGGCCTGCTGTACGAATTTGGCGTGACGCTCAAAGCGGGTCGCGTCGCCGGCCTTGCCGAGGTCCGCGAGCGACTACATGAAATCGAAGAGGTCGTTCCGGGCACGTTGTTCGATGCGCTGCGCGACCAGCTTCAGCACATCGAGCGGATCGACGGCGAGATCAGGAAACTCGAGAGACAGATCGTTGCCTGGCAACGACAGGAGGCGGCATGTCAGCGGGTCGCTACGATTCCAGGTATCGGACCATTGACGGCGACAGCCCTGGTCGCGACGATCGGCGATCCTGCTGCATTCAAATCCGGACGTGAGCTTGCCGCGTACCTCGGCCTGGTTCCCAGGCAAAGCGGTACAGGCGGCAAGGTACGGTTGGGCGGCATAAGCAAGCGCGGCGACAGCTATATACGCATGCTACTGATTCACGGTGCACGAGCGGTCATGTTCAAGAGCAGGAGCAAGGGCGCCTGGAGCGAGCAACTGTCCCTGCGTCGGCCTACGAATGTGGTTGCCGTCGCGCTGGCAAACAAGATGGCGCGAACAGCGTGGTCGTTACTCGCGCACGACAAAACTTACCAGACAGACTACGCAGCACAAAGGGCTAGCTGAAAAGCAGGGGTATCGAGCACGAGTCACGCAGACAGGTTGCGAAGGTCGATAACGATGTGATGGCGAGACAGGTTGGTCCGCAAGAACGTAAGCCTGATTGACGCTGTGCGCTTCGAGCGCGCTAGACAGTAGAGGTCGTTCTTGGCGAATTCCATCAGGGCGCGCAGGCTGGCCTGCAGACGCCGGATATAAGCCTGCAACCAAATTCTCGTCCAATGTCACAACGATATTACCTTGCAAGCCGGGCGGCGTTCATATAAGCGTCAAGCAGCATGGCCGGTCAGCGACAACTATCTTGGCCGGTCAACGGGTGTAGTTGTCGCTGGTTAAGAGGCCATAGTTGTCGTTCCTCCTTCGCAATTGTCGTTAGGTAATTGACGCCGGCGGGCGCTTTGTTTGTCGCTGGCCTTACGACGGCGATAGCTTTCGACGTTGAGCTCGAAGATCGTCGAGTGATGGACGAGCCGGTCGATAGCGGCGATCGTCATGCCCGGATCAGGGAAGACATCGTTCCATCCAGAGAAGGGCTGGTTGGCCGTAATCAGCAGGCTTTTGCGCTCATATCTCTCGGCGATCAGCTCGAACAGCACGCTGGTTTCGGCCTGGTCCTTGCGAGCGTATGACAGGTCATCCAGGATGATGAGATCGAAGCGATCGAGCTTCGCGAGCGCGGACGGCAGTTGCAGGCTTTGGCGCGCGGCCTGGAGCTTCTGGACAAGTTCAGCGGTGCGCGTGAACAGCACGCGATAACCGGCGTCGATCAACGCATGACCGAGGGCTGAGCCCAAATGACTCTTGCCGCCGCCCGGCGGGCCGAACAGGAGAATTGTGGCGCCTTTCTCCAGCCAGGATTCTCCGGTGGCCAGCGCCGTAACATGCGCCTTCGAGACCATCGGCACCATGCCGAAGTCGAAGGTAGCAAGCGTCTTCGTCGGGTCCAGATGCGACTCGGTACGGTGCCGCTCAATGCGTCGTTTGGCGCGTTCGGCCAGTTCGTGCTCAAGCAGCGCCCCAAGCAATCGCGTAGCGGGCCAGCCTTCCTTGTCAGAGCGCTCAACGAACTCGGGCCATAGCCTGCCGATCGTCGGCAGGCGTAACTCGTTCAACATCAGGGCCAGACGGCCGTTGTCGTGGGCAGGGGCGTTCATGCTGCCACCTTGTCGAGAAGCTCGTCATAGAGCGCAACGGGCGGCATCTCGACCACCACCTCGGGACATAGGGCCTGACGCGGCGCGAATTCATTGCACAACTGCTTTAGATCGGGCAGCTCGCCTGCTGCGAGCAACGCATCAAGCCGTTCGGCCAATAACGCCTCAACGCCGTGGTGGCCCGCGAGTTCAAGCAGACCCACCATGGTCTTGCAGGCCTGCCGTTGCGTCAGTTGCGCCTCCAGCCGCTCCCAGGTCCGGCGGTAGGCCTCGCGAGGAAACAGTGCGTCACGAAACGCGAGCCCTTTGAACGCTTGTGGCTTGCGTCGCAGCGAGTCGATGAAGTGTCGGTAATCAAGCGCGTGGCGGTTGTCGGCGGCACGGGAGCCTCGCGGGGTGCTATGCACCAGTGCGCCGGACAGGTAGCAGTCGAGCCGGTCACCGTAGACCCGCACCTTCAAGCGGTGGCCGATCAGGCGCGACGGCGCACTGTAGAGGATCCCGCGCACGGTGAACGTGCTGCAGCGGGTCACGCGTGCCTCTTCCTCGACGAAGTCAGTGGTACGACGTTCAGGCAGATCCTGCAGCTGTGCGCGCTCGATGCGAAACGCTGCGGCGTTGCGCCGGTTTCGACGCATCACCACCTCGCGTACGAACTCATCGTAGGCAGGCCGGTCAGCGAAGTCACGATGGCCGCGAAGCATCAATGCCTGCTCGAGCGCTTCCTTCAGATACCGATGCGAGGATTCCACGCTGCCGTTCTCATGGCCCAGGCCGCGATTGTTGCGCGTGCCATTCATGCCGTAATGGTCGAGCAGCGCTGCGTAACGCGCCGTGAAGTCCTCCTGCTCCGTCAGGTTCTTGAAGGCGGCCGACAGGCTGTCAGATCGATGTTCACGGGGACAGCCGCCCGCCTGCCATAGCGCGTTCTGCAATCCGGCCGCGAGGGCTTCGAAACTCTCGCCCCCCTCAACCACGTTCGCGTACTCCCAGCGCGAGAACGCCAGCACGAAGTGATACAGCCGGTGACCGAACGGGGCGCCACCGATCGTCACGCACAGCTTGCTCATATCAGTGAAGTCCGACAGTCCGCGCACACCGGGCTGATGCTCCTGCGGGAAGAACACCTCTTGAGTGGGGCCCTCGAGAGCGCGCCACTGGCGAATACGCCGCTCCAGCGTGCGCCGCATACTATCGGGATAACGATCCGGGTGATCATCTTGCAGCTTGCGTAAGACCGTGATGCCCATCAGGTGGGGCGAGTTACGCAGCAGCGGCACGACTTCGCGGTCCCAGACGTCGACAAACGGATCGGGACGGGTCCGCCAGGAATGCCGCGGCTTCTGGGATGGCAAAGTGGCGTCACGTTCGATACGGCGTGCCGTACGCACGCTGATGCCGGTCTTGGCGGCCGCGACTTCCTGCGGGTGGTGTTTGCGCTTGTTCATGTAGAGACGAACCTGTTGGTCGGTAATGCGGGTTCCAGACATGAGCTGACCGCTTCCTCAAGCTTCGGTCAGTTCATCCTAAGCCCCGTCGACCCGGCGTCGCCGGTGGCTCGTCGTCTCCGGCGGCTACGCCGCCTCCAACGCCTCACCACCGGCCAAAACAATCGTCAACGACCGGCCAAGATAATTGTCGCCGCCCAGAGGAGGCCGGTTGGTTTAAGTTAACGCAGGCGCTTCAGCAGTATTTCTGAGTTGCCTGTAGTAGTTTGCCTCAGCCTCGGCTGGCGGGATATAGCCCAGCGGTTCCATCAGCCGATGATGGTTGTACCAGGCTACCCATTCCAGGGTGGCGAGCTCGACGGATTCCTTCGTTTTCCAAGGCGCTCGCCGGTGAATCAGTTCCGTTTTGTATAGACCGTTGATCGTTTCCGCCAGGGCGTTGTCATAGCTGTCGCCGCGGCTGCCGACCGATGGCTCAATGCCCGCTTGGGCAAGTCGCTCGGTGTACCGAATGGAAACATATTGCGATCCCCTGACGCCCTTCTAAAGGTCAAGAGGTAAATTGGGTCTGCGCGATCTGGCGGTAACGTTGCCGGATGGCGTAGAAGACCTCTCGTGCGATATAGCGCTTGAGGCATCGAATCGCTTCAAGCTTTGAGTGGCCCTCGCTGACGCGTTTGGCGACATAGGCTTTTGTGCGATCGTCGGTTCGCAATCGACCGATGGCGATAATGTGCAGGGCGCTGTTGGCCGCGCGATCTCCACCGCGATTCAGTCGATGTCGTGTCACCTTGCCAGAAGACGCCGGGACGGGACTCACTCCACAGAGGGCGGCGAAGCTGGCCTCTGACTGAAGCCGGTCGCTGTTGTCGCCAGCGGTCAGTAGCAGTTGCGAAGCGGACTCATAGCCAATTGAATACCGGGAGACCAGATCGGGGGCGAGTTCATCGACCAGAGCCGCGATCATGACATCGAGGTCGGCGATCTCGTCGTGCAACTCGAGATACCGACGCCCCAGTGATTTTAATGCAATCCGGTTGGCAGAGATCAGGCTCCGATAGTCAGACAGATCGGGACGCCACGCGGCCAATGTTCGAATAAGCTGCATCCGTGTCATCTTGCGCAGCGATTCGCGTAACTCGTCAGGCGCGCTGATGATGGTACTGTGAATTAGTTGCAATGCAACGCGCCTCGCGGAGATGGCGGTCTTCCGGCAGACTTTCAGAACGCGCAGCGATTCAATCATGCCGTCGCGTGTCTTGGGCGTGACTGTACGCACACCAGCAAAGGCAGCATGCGCCGCGTTGCAAGCGTCCAGCGTGTCGTCCTTGCCGCGTTTGCGCCGGTCGCTCCTGTCGGGTGCCGTGACCTCAAGCACCGTTACGTGGGCCAGTTGAAGGTAGCGAAGCAAGCCCGCTCCGTAGGAGCCGGTGCATTCGACGCCAACCCGGGCAAGCTCTCCGAATGAGCGCATCCAGAGCAGCATCTGTTTGTAGCCATGCCGCGTGGTAGGGAAGCATTCACTGCCGAGCAGACGATCGTGTTCGTCAACGACAGCTGCAACATGCACGTCCTTATGGGTATCCACGCCGCCCACAACGTTGCGATATCCAGAAATAGCCGGTTCTTCTTTCATGAGCCTTGCTCCGGTTGCCGATGAGATTGAGGCGATTTCACCGGCATCGAGTACCTGGACAAGACAGTAAAGCGACAGAGCGTCAGGCCCTTCTTGAGTCACACGTATCGACGAGGCGAAACCTCGCCGCTCGGCGGTTCCGGACGATCGACAGGTCAGGGGAAAGACACTACGTCGATCGGAATGTGGGTCAGGTCGCCCGGAACGCTTTACGGCACCAAAAGTCGCCGGACAGCCCTCATTGAAAGCCGCGAGAAGCCCGGAAACATCTGATACCCGTATTCTTACTGTCGGAGTGATGGATCAGCGTCCCGTCGTCGCCCGGTTGGCGGGCATACAGCGCTTGTTCAAGCGCATCGAGTACGAAGTCGGTGCGCATGGTACGACTCACCCGCCAGCCAACGATGCGTCGTGCAAACACGTCGATGACGAACGCCACGTACAGCCAGCCCTGCCACGTCGAAACGTAGGTGAAATCGGAAACCCAGAGCTGATTCGGCCGGTCGGCTTTGAATTGGCGATTGACCCGGTCCAGCGGGCGAGGTGCCGAGACATCGGGAATCGTTGTGCGAACCCGTTTGCCGCGCACCGCGCCTTGCAATCCCAGCCGCTGCATCAGTCGCTCGACCGTGCAGCGGGCCACCCGAATTTGCTCCCGGTTCATCTGCCTCCAGACCTTGTCTGCGCCGTAGACCCGCATGTTGGCGTGCCAGACACGCTGGATTTCCG
The Pandoraea oxalativorans genome window above contains:
- a CDS encoding IS110 family transposase, with amino-acid sequence MNTTTFGLDIAKRAFQMYWVETETGEIVNRRFTKQQVIEFLGQRPAGRVALEACGSAHWWARKIVALGHEVVLLHARFIRPFVQNNKTDATDARAIWTAAQQPGMRSVAPKTADQQATLALHRMRSLLVKSRTMQVNQLRGLLYEFGVTLKAGRVAGLAEVRERLHEIEEVVPGTLFDALRDQLQHIERIDGEIRKLERQIVAWQRQEAACQRVATIPGIGPLTATALVATIGDPAAFKSGRELAAYLGLVPRQSGTGGKVRLGGISKRGDSYIRMLLIHGARAVMFKSRSKGAWSEQLSLRRPTNVVAVALANKMARTAWSLLAHDKTYQTDYAAQRAS
- the istB gene encoding IS21-like element helper ATPase IstB, which gives rise to MNAPAHDNGRLALMLNELRLPTIGRLWPEFVERSDKEGWPATRLLGALLEHELAERAKRRIERHRTESHLDPTKTLATFDFGMVPMVSKAHVTALATGESWLEKGATILLFGPPGGGKSHLGSALGHALIDAGYRVLFTRTAELVQKLQAARQSLQLPSALAKLDRFDLIILDDLSYARKDQAETSVLFELIAERYERKSLLITANQPFSGWNDVFPDPGMTIAAIDRLVHHSTIFELNVESYRRRKASDKQSARRRQLPNDNCEGGTTTMAS
- a CDS encoding IS110 family transposase encodes the protein MKEEPAISGYRNVVGGVDTHKDVHVAAVVDEHDRLLGSECFPTTRHGYKQMLLWMRSFGELARVGVECTGSYGAGLLRYLQLAHVTVLEVTAPDRSDRRKRGKDDTLDACNAAHAAFAGVRTVTPKTRDGMIESLRVLKVCRKTAISARRVALQLIHSTIISAPDELRESLRKMTRMQLIRTLAAWRPDLSDYRSLISANRIALKSLGRRYLELHDEIADLDVMIAALVDELAPDLVSRYSIGYESASQLLLTAGDNSDRLQSEASFAALCGVSPVPASSGKVTRHRLNRGGDRAANSALHIIAIGRLRTDDRTKAYVAKRVSEGHSKLEAIRCLKRYIAREVFYAIRQRYRQIAQTQFTS
- the istA gene encoding IS21 family transposase, producing the protein MSGTRITDQQVRLYMNKRKHHPQEVAAAKTGISVRTARRIERDATLPSQKPRHSWRTRPDPFVDVWDREVVPLLRNSPHLMGITVLRKLQDDHPDRYPDSMRRTLERRIRQWRALEGPTQEVFFPQEHQPGVRGLSDFTDMSKLCVTIGGAPFGHRLYHFVLAFSRWEYANVVEGGESFEALAAGLQNALWQAGGCPREHRSDSLSAAFKNLTEQEDFTARYAALLDHYGMNGTRNNRGLGHENGSVESSHRYLKEALEQALMLRGHRDFADRPAYDEFVREVVMRRNRRNAAAFRIERAQLQDLPERRTTDFVEEEARVTRCSTFTVRGILYSAPSRLIGHRLKVRVYGDRLDCYLSGALVHSTPRGSRAADNRHALDYRHFIDSLRRKPQAFKGLAFRDALFPREAYRRTWERLEAQLTQRQACKTMVGLLELAGHHGVEALLAERLDALLAAGELPDLKQLCNEFAPRQALCPEVVVEMPPVALYDELLDKVAA